One genomic region from Arenicella chitinivorans encodes:
- a CDS encoding sugar porter family MFS transporter — protein MNHAETNRFFTLRVSLIAAIGGFLFGFDTGVIGGTQLYFTEYFSLTPSEQGWAVGSALYGCLFGALVAGYLTKAISRKFTLILSAVLFCVSAWGSGVAGSLTELIVYRVIGGVGIGFASMAAPMYIAEISPARLRGRMVSLYQLAIVFGFFAVFLATYYIGGGNAQGLSQEALQAVHASNLERGWRVMFWSELLPASVFLVALLFVPHSPRWLAMKSRFDDAERVLSRVYPDPAVVGQHMTQIKASFDEAEVTNLKVLLAGGLGFAVFIGVMLSIFQQVTGINAILYYGAEIFSSALGYGPQDALKQQLWLGAVNLLFTFVAIYTVDHWGRKPLFLAGTVGMMLGLTVLGVTIYTQSMGVVSLVAILVFIGSFAMSMGPVVWVILSEIFPNRARSLAMSIAVGAQWLFNGVVATSFPLVNRSELNVTHFNGALPYFIFAFFCIVTFIFVWKYLPETKGKTLEEMEKLW, from the coding sequence ATGAATCACGCTGAGACCAATCGGTTTTTCACCTTGCGCGTGTCGCTCATTGCCGCTATCGGTGGCTTTTTATTCGGGTTCGATACCGGTGTCATCGGTGGTACACAGTTGTACTTCACTGAGTATTTTTCACTGACGCCGTCGGAGCAAGGCTGGGCCGTTGGCAGTGCCTTGTACGGTTGTTTATTTGGCGCACTCGTAGCGGGCTATTTAACTAAGGCAATCAGTCGAAAATTTACGCTGATTTTATCTGCAGTCTTGTTCTGTGTGTCGGCTTGGGGGTCCGGTGTGGCTGGTTCGTTAACCGAGTTAATCGTATACCGGGTTATTGGTGGGGTTGGAATCGGTTTCGCTTCCATGGCCGCGCCGATGTATATCGCAGAAATATCGCCTGCCAGACTGCGTGGGCGTATGGTGTCGTTGTATCAGTTGGCGATCGTGTTTGGTTTTTTCGCCGTTTTTCTGGCCACGTATTATATCGGTGGTGGTAATGCGCAAGGGCTGTCACAGGAAGCACTGCAAGCAGTACACGCTTCGAACCTGGAGCGAGGCTGGCGCGTGATGTTCTGGTCGGAGTTGTTACCGGCAAGCGTGTTTCTGGTGGCTTTGCTGTTCGTGCCGCACAGCCCGCGCTGGTTGGCAATGAAGTCGCGTTTTGATGACGCAGAACGGGTTTTGAGCCGAGTGTATCCAGATCCAGCGGTCGTCGGACAACATATGACGCAAATCAAGGCCTCGTTCGACGAAGCTGAAGTCACTAATTTGAAAGTGTTACTGGCTGGTGGACTCGGTTTCGCGGTGTTCATTGGTGTGATGTTATCGATTTTTCAACAGGTGACCGGCATCAATGCAATCCTGTATTACGGTGCCGAGATATTTAGTAGCGCACTGGGCTACGGTCCGCAGGATGCGCTCAAGCAGCAGCTCTGGCTTGGTGCAGTTAATTTGTTGTTTACATTTGTGGCGATCTACACGGTTGACCACTGGGGTCGTAAACCGTTGTTTCTCGCTGGCACCGTTGGAATGATGTTGGGCCTAACCGTGTTGGGTGTGACGATTTACACGCAGTCAATGGGCGTGGTTTCACTGGTCGCGATTCTGGTATTTATTGGTTCGTTTGCAATGTCGATGGGCCCAGTGGTCTGGGTGATTTTGTCTGAAATCTTTCCGAATCGTGCACGTAGTCTGGCGATGTCGATTGCCGTTGGCGCGCAGTGGCTCTTTAATGGCGTAGTTGCGACGTCCTTCCCGTTGGTGAATCGCAGTGAGCTCAATGTCACACATTTTAATGGTGCTTTGCCGTATTTCATCTTTGCCTTCTTTTGTATTGTGACCTTTATCTTTGTTTGGAAGTATCTGCCTGAAACCAAAGGCAAGACACTCGAGGAAATGGAAAAACTCTGGTAG
- a CDS encoding DUF481 domain-containing protein: MLRKFASILCSLLVSSSAIAGDWSGQGEAGYMRASGNTQSETINLGLNFLWEGTAWSNEFDLAVYQSSSDGLDSADSLEAAYTLERSLSERSSLFMSLSYLDDQFDGFTEQSSISAGYSYKLIDRESTTWETGIGIGYRDTEEIIPAADPALAPTLIDISGSTAVLRSKFNTELTDNTKFKWNLKTEIGSDNTYAQSDAALLVAMNSRFSLKAQVIVRHNTDPAPTSKKTDTVSLLSLVYNFGERPKAE, encoded by the coding sequence ATGTTACGAAAATTTGCATCTATCCTCTGTTCGCTCTTAGTCAGTAGTTCGGCTATAGCGGGCGACTGGTCCGGCCAGGGCGAAGCGGGCTATATGCGCGCCAGCGGCAATACACAAAGTGAAACCATCAATCTGGGCCTCAATTTCCTCTGGGAAGGCACTGCCTGGTCCAATGAGTTCGATCTTGCGGTGTATCAGTCATCGAGCGATGGCCTAGATTCTGCCGACAGCCTGGAGGCCGCGTATACTCTAGAACGGAGTTTGAGCGAGCGTAGTAGCCTATTTATGAGCCTCAGTTACTTGGACGACCAGTTCGACGGTTTTACCGAGCAGTCCAGTATCTCAGCGGGTTACAGCTACAAATTGATCGATCGTGAAAGTACAACCTGGGAAACGGGTATTGGTATCGGTTACCGTGATACAGAAGAAATCATTCCGGCCGCAGACCCTGCGTTAGCGCCGACTCTGATCGATATCAGTGGTTCAACGGCGGTGTTGCGTTCCAAGTTCAATACCGAATTGACGGACAATACCAAGTTCAAATGGAATCTGAAGACCGAAATCGGATCGGACAATACCTATGCGCAGAGTGATGCGGCCTTATTGGTGGCGATGAATTCTCGTTTTTCTCTCAAAGCACAGGTGATCGTAAGGCACAATACTGACCCAGCACCAACGTCGAAAAAGACCGACACGGTGTCATTACTCAGTTTGGTGTACAACTTTGGTGAGCGACCGAAGGCTGAGTAA
- a CDS encoding ParD-like family protein, with product MGILKISDQLHDDIRSSSKAMSRSINAQAEFWIRLGKLCETNPSLSYNEILQRYLLTEDLASAQTA from the coding sequence ATGGGCATTCTAAAAATCAGCGATCAGTTGCATGATGATATTCGGAGTTCAAGCAAAGCAATGTCACGCTCTATTAACGCGCAAGCCGAGTTTTGGATTCGGCTGGGTAAATTGTGTGAAACCAATCCTAGTTTGAGTTACAACGAGATACTGCAGCGCTATTTGCTCACTGAAGATTTAGCGTCAGCACAGACGGCGTGA
- the map gene encoding type I methionyl aminopeptidase, translating to MNKVKIKSASQIDAMRRSGQMLADVFKAMEPIVKPGVSTMEVNDFVTGYICSELNARPASIGQYGYRYALNASINDVICHGIPSQNEVLGQADIVNFDITLEYGGYIADSSQTYIMPEASNAARSLVQNAYQAMVCGIRTVRPGSCLGDVGFAIQKHAEQAGYSVVREYCGHGIGRDMHEAPEVLHYGRPGTGLALKPGMTFTIEPMVNQGSARARTMSDGWTVRTVDGGLSAQWEHTILVTQSGFEVLTLREGEVI from the coding sequence ATGAATAAGGTCAAGATAAAGTCGGCGTCGCAAATTGACGCTATGCGTCGTTCTGGTCAGATGTTGGCAGACGTGTTCAAGGCCATGGAGCCGATCGTCAAGCCAGGTGTGTCGACCATGGAGGTCAATGATTTCGTCACTGGATATATTTGTTCTGAGCTCAACGCACGACCAGCCAGTATCGGTCAGTATGGTTATCGGTATGCTTTGAATGCCTCGATCAATGACGTGATCTGCCACGGGATACCGAGTCAGAATGAGGTGCTTGGTCAAGCGGACATCGTCAATTTTGACATCACACTGGAGTACGGTGGTTATATCGCGGATTCGAGTCAGACTTATATCATGCCCGAGGCGTCGAACGCGGCACGTTCATTGGTTCAGAACGCGTATCAGGCTATGGTGTGCGGCATTCGAACAGTGCGCCCTGGCAGCTGTCTGGGCGATGTCGGTTTTGCGATCCAGAAACACGCAGAACAAGCTGGGTATAGCGTGGTGCGAGAATACTGTGGGCACGGTATTGGGCGCGATATGCATGAAGCACCAGAAGTCTTGCACTATGGTCGCCCGGGGACCGGATTGGCATTAAAACCAGGTATGACCTTCACGATTGAACCGATGGTCAATCAAGGCAGTGCGCGGGCTCGAACTATGTCCGATGGTTGGACGGTACGTACGGTGGACGGGGGGCTTTCTGCCCAATGGGAGCATACGATTCTTGTTACTCAGAGTGGTTTTGAAGTGTTGACGTTGCGCGAAGGCGAAGTGATTTAG